The Bradyrhizobium sp. LLZ17 genomic sequence ATAAATGTGGTTCGAAGCCTTTCTCCAACCACGCGAACGGTGGCGCAGTCCCGCCTCGCGTACTGGCGTGGTGCCGTGCGCTCCCAGAATCTGGCGCTCCAGGCCCCATCGCCAGCCATCGTCAAGCCGACAAACGGAAGTCTTGTGGCGCCATAGGCGGCCGCTGCGTGACCTTGCTCGGTATTGATGTCGTCCGGACTCATGCCTTGCCATGCCATACCACCGGGATGGCTGTGCATGAGGGCTAGGCCCGCGCCTGCCTGCGCGGCTTCCGAAAGGGCTCGGGTGAAATAGTGGGATTCGAAGCTGGCATTCCCATGTACGTTCCGCTCACCCTCTCGCGGCAAGATCAGCCGTTCAACCACTGCGGTCGTCCGCGTCTGCGCTGTGCTTGGATGCCAGAGCGCGAAGCAAAGATCTTCCTGGCGGTCGGCGCGTAACAGGTGACGTCGGGCTAGCGCGTCGACCGCCTCGGACATGGCCGCACTTCGGACGGCCCTTGTCATTGCGTGTCCCACAATTTCCATACGTGGCTCATGTAGGTGGCGACCGCCTTCTTCGCGGCGCCCCAGTTCGTGTAGGGGCGAGACCAGTAGTGCCATTCACCACCCAGCGCTTGCTGAAAGTCCGCGCTGTCATGAATGCCACCGGTCGGGTGTGCGCCTCCGCCTTGATTGGGATAAAACCTGGGCGACACGTGGATTCCCGCGGGCGATGTCATCGGGAAGTCTCCGGGTACGACTAGACCCAGCTTGATCTGCCGTCCGGCGAATTTGCCGGTCGGAATTTCGTAATCGAAGTAAACATGCTCGGTCTTGCCGGGGGCAATCGCGGGATTGAACCCGAGCGATTTCAGACCCGCCATGAAGAAAGGCACGCCACTTCTCGCGGTCCCGTCGGAGACCGGAGCAGGACCGACCGAGATGACCTGAAAGCTCGCACCCTCATGCAATTCGAAGGGAACCTCGCCCTTGCCCTGAAAACTGGCCTGATGATGGGGATCGGTTTCGATGAGGTAGTGTGTTGCGATATCCAGGCCGGAGAAGTCCTTGATAATCGCGTTCGGCGTCCACTTGCGCTGTTCGGTCTCGTAATTCTCGCCGTCCACCGAGAAATGGATGATTTTCGGATGGCCGTGGGCTTCCTCAAGTTCTTCCTCGGCCGCATCGAGTTCTTTCTCGGCCGCGTCCAGGTCCGTCATGCCGTGGCCGATCTCCTCCTTGGCCTTGTCGATGTCGGCCTCGGCCTTCTTGATCTCGTGCAGAGCCTCTGCCTCATCGTGGCCGCTGACCTCGCGGCCCTCGTCGCCGTTCACATTTTCCATGGCTGTGGTTCCTTTCGATTGTGCTTGCGCCATGCGCTTCCGCCATGGCATGATTGACGATATCGCCATGATGCCCTTAAATGGCGAAACCGTCAATAGATGGATGTCGAACTCGCCATGAACGCGGAAGCTACTGATATCTTTAGGGAAAGACTGAAAGCAGCGCGAGAACTGCGAGGATTGAGCCAAAGCCAGCTGGCTGCAAAGGCGGATCTTCCACCGAGTTCAGTCTCGCATTTTGAATCGGGCGCCAGGAAACCCTCCTTTGAAAACCTCAAACGGCTCTCCGCCGCCCTGGATGTCACTACCGACTACCTCTTGGGCCGTGCGGATACGCCCGAAGCATCGGGCACTGTTGGGCGCCTTCACCGTGACATCCACAACCTGAGCCACGACGACATGAAGCTAGCCGAGGATTTTGTCGGTATGCTCCTGAGCCGGGCCAATGCAGACAAGAAAGGCCGCTCTTGAGCGCCAAGCCCCGCATGGCCCGAAAGATGATCGCGGAAGGTGCCGCAAGCGTTGTCTTGCGCGAAATGAAAATTGAAGGCTTGCGGGTGGATCCGATCGAGATCGCCACCCGCAAGGGCATCGCGGTCGAGGCTAAGCCGAGTACCGTTCAAGGCGTATCCGGCATGTTGGTGAAGGCTGGCGATAACTTCGGCATCCTGTACGCGACGCACGTGTCCAGCAAAGGGTTTCAAAAATTCTGCGTCGCCCACGAGCTTGGGCACTATTGCATCGAGGGTCATGCCAATGCGCTGCTCGCGCATGGCCCGCACTATTCCCATGCGCACTTCACGTCGAACGATCCGTTCGAGATGGAAGCCGATCATTTTGCCGCCGCGCTGTTGATGCCGGAGGTGCCGTTCCGCAAGGAGGCCAACCGGAATGATCCTGGTCTCACCGCCATCGAGACGCTCGCCAGGGACTGCGAAACGTCGCTTACTGCGACGGCTATCAGGTACGCAGGCCTTACGCGTGACGCGGTCGCCGTGATTCTTAGCACGGGACCTTCCATCGACTGGTGCTTCATGTCCGAAGGGCTGAAGCAAGCTAAGAAGCTGGAATGGATTCGCAAAGGTACGCCAGTCCCGAGCGGAACGGCTACCGAGAGTTTTAACGCGCAGGCTGAAAATGTTAGACTCGGCAAAAAGGACTCCAGTGACGGACGTCTGAACGACTGGATGGGGGGAGAGCGGGTCTATCGCATTACCGAGGAAGTCGTCGGGCTTGGACAGTACGGTCGCACTCTGACCGTTCTGACTTGCGAGACCCTAATAGCGCAGGCAAACGGCGACGAATCCGACGAAGACGGCGAGGCTGAACTCGTGGAAAGCTGGACCCCTAAATTCCGGCGCTAGCGCCGCGGTCTGCCTTTCGGATCGCGTCGGAGCTAACTCGCTGAGTGCATAGGCTCCGCGGAGCGCGCATCACATCGGCCGGACCGGAAGGACTTTTGTCCGCGACATCGCTAGGCCTTTTGGTCGAAGCCATCACTCGGTCAGCCGCCCCTGCATCAACATCGACAACAGAAAGCACGGCATGATCGCGATCTCCGGCCTGTGTCCAGCGTGAAGCAAAACCGCGGACAGCATGATTACCATCAAGAAGGTGATCAATATCTTCCAAGATGGCTCGTCCGCACTCGTAGCGACCTCCACAAAAGGGGCACATAGCCCACCTACCCTACATAACGCACAATTCTTACCTGAGATTGGCAAACGAGACACTAAGCTGCCGGCGCACCGGCGCATCAGCACGAGCGGCAGCGTGCAGCAATCGAAGGCGGCTGAAGGTGTGGTTGTAGGCGACACCGAGCGAGAAGCGGGTGTTTTCATCGTAACGCTCGAGGTCGGCAGGATGCTCGGAGTCGAAGCGAAATTGCGCGTTGCCACTCGAGCTTT encodes the following:
- a CDS encoding helix-turn-helix domain-containing protein; amino-acid sequence: MDVELAMNAEATDIFRERLKAARELRGLSQSQLAAKADLPPSSVSHFESGARKPSFENLKRLSAALDVTTDYLLGRADTPEASGTVGRLHRDIHNLSHDDMKLAEDFVGMLLSRANADKKGRS
- a CDS encoding ImmA/IrrE family metallo-endopeptidase — its product is MSAKPRMARKMIAEGAASVVLREMKIEGLRVDPIEIATRKGIAVEAKPSTVQGVSGMLVKAGDNFGILYATHVSSKGFQKFCVAHELGHYCIEGHANALLAHGPHYSHAHFTSNDPFEMEADHFAAALLMPEVPFRKEANRNDPGLTAIETLARDCETSLTATAIRYAGLTRDAVAVILSTGPSIDWCFMSEGLKQAKKLEWIRKGTPVPSGTATESFNAQAENVRLGKKDSSDGRLNDWMGGERVYRITEEVVGLGQYGRTLTVLTCETLIAQANGDESDEDGEAELVESWTPKFRR
- a CDS encoding E2/UBC family protein, with the translated sequence MENVNGDEGREVSGHDEAEALHEIKKAEADIDKAKEEIGHGMTDLDAAEKELDAAEEELEEAHGHPKIIHFSVDGENYETEQRKWTPNAIIKDFSGLDIATHYLIETDPHHQASFQGKGEVPFELHEGASFQVISVGPAPVSDGTARSGVPFFMAGLKSLGFNPAIAPGKTEHVYFDYEIPTGKFAGRQIKLGLVVPGDFPMTSPAGIHVSPRFYPNQGGGAHPTGGIHDSADFQQALGGEWHYWSRPYTNWGAAKKAVATYMSHVWKLWDTQ